In one Pleomorphomonas sp. T1.2MG-36 genomic region, the following are encoded:
- a CDS encoding HAMP domain-containing sensor histidine kinase, which yields MGALGRLIRTTAFKLSLVYLVVFSGLTLFLTAYITNNTAELLDSQISDTIDSEINSLSDQYERGGLRQLVSAVDLRSRRPGASLYLVADSSGRTVVGNVADPPLSILGLSDGDTTSVTYQRLDGDASRRYEAIVRVFGLPGGFKLLVGRDISEIGQLRSLIFEASRYAIIVIVVTGFVSWFFVGRSVLKRVENMAETSRRLMSGDLTHRLAVKGSNDEFDNLALSLNEMLDRIEALMTGLQEVSDNIAHDLKTPLNRLRGRLEETLRRGGEVEDYREAITSAMEEADNLIRIFDALLKIARMEAGSSGDSFEPLDAADILDEIVELYEPVVEDVGGRLALETTRPLPLSGNRTLLSQALSNLIDNAIKYGRSEGENGPSIALAGAIEGDDLCLTVTDDGPGIAEADRQKALSRFGRLDDARSRQGSGLGLSLVAAVAHLHGGRVTLGDAGPGLKVSLHLPIQRASRAPV from the coding sequence ATGGGCGCGCTCGGGCGGCTGATCCGAACGACTGCGTTCAAGCTGTCGCTGGTCTATCTCGTCGTCTTTTCCGGCCTGACGCTGTTCCTGACCGCCTATATCACCAACAACACGGCCGAACTGCTCGACTCGCAGATCAGCGACACCATCGACAGCGAAATCAACTCGCTGTCCGACCAGTACGAGCGTGGCGGCCTTCGCCAACTGGTCAGCGCCGTCGATCTGCGCAGCCGCCGCCCCGGCGCCAGCCTCTATCTCGTCGCCGACTCCTCCGGCCGCACCGTGGTCGGCAATGTCGCCGATCCGCCGCTGTCCATCCTCGGCTTGTCGGACGGCGACACCACGTCGGTCACCTACCAGCGCCTCGATGGCGATGCCAGCCGCCGTTACGAGGCGATCGTGCGCGTGTTCGGCCTGCCCGGCGGGTTCAAGCTACTGGTCGGCCGCGACATCAGCGAGATCGGCCAGCTCCGCTCACTGATCTTCGAGGCGTCCCGCTACGCCATCATCGTCATCGTGGTGACGGGCTTCGTCTCCTGGTTTTTCGTCGGGCGCTCCGTCCTCAAGCGCGTCGAGAATATGGCCGAGACGTCGCGCCGGCTGATGTCCGGTGATCTCACCCATCGCCTCGCCGTCAAGGGCTCGAACGACGAGTTCGACAATCTCGCCCTGAGCCTCAACGAGATGCTCGACCGCATCGAGGCCTTGATGACCGGCTTGCAGGAAGTGTCCGACAACATCGCCCACGATCTCAAGACGCCGCTCAACCGCCTTCGCGGCCGCCTGGAGGAAACCTTGCGGCGCGGCGGCGAGGTTGAGGACTATCGCGAGGCCATCACGTCGGCCATGGAAGAGGCGGACAACCTCATCCGCATCTTCGATGCCCTTCTGAAGATCGCCCGCATGGAGGCCGGCTCCTCGGGGGACAGTTTCGAGCCGCTCGACGCAGCCGACATTCTCGACGAGATCGTCGAGCTTTACGAACCGGTGGTGGAAGACGTCGGTGGCCGTCTCGCGCTCGAAACGACGAGGCCGCTGCCGCTGAGCGGCAACCGCACGCTCCTGAGTCAGGCCCTGTCCAACCTGATCGACAACGCCATCAAGTATGGCCGGTCCGAGGGCGAAAACGGGCCCTCGATCGCGCTGGCCGGCGCCATCGAGGGCGATGATCTCTGTCTGACCGTGACCGACGACGGCCCGGGCATTGCCGAGGCCGACAGGCAAAAGGCGCTGTCGCGCTTCGGTCGCCTCGATGACGCCCGCAGCCGGCAGGGATCCGGGCTCGGTCTGTCGCTGGTGGCGGCGGTGGCGCATCTGCATGGTGGCCGCGTGACGCTCGGCGACGCCGGCCCCGGCCTCAAGGTCAGCCTACACTTGCCGATTCAACGCGCGTCGAGAGCGCCGGTCTGA
- a CDS encoding response regulator transcription factor produces the protein MRILVIEDDREAAAYLVKALDEVGHVAEHAADGEAGAFMAEEGGFDVLIVDRMLPKRDGLSIIEGMRRRGDQTPVLVLSALGQVDDRVRGLKAGGDDYLTKPYAFTELLARVEALARRNRPAEVETTYRVGDLVLDRLSHTVTRADTEIPLQPREFRLLEYLMRNAGQVVTRTMLLENVWDYHFDPQTNVIDVHVSRLRGKIDKGFDKPLLHTVRGAGYMIREAGPERGGEATWARSGG, from the coding sequence ATGCGCATTCTGGTGATCGAGGACGACAGGGAAGCGGCGGCCTATCTCGTCAAGGCACTGGACGAGGTCGGGCATGTCGCCGAACACGCGGCCGATGGCGAGGCCGGTGCCTTCATGGCCGAAGAGGGCGGCTTCGACGTACTGATCGTCGATCGCATGCTGCCCAAGCGCGACGGTCTCTCCATCATCGAAGGCATGCGCCGGCGCGGCGATCAGACGCCCGTTCTCGTCCTGTCGGCGCTGGGCCAGGTGGACGACCGCGTTCGCGGCCTCAAGGCCGGCGGCGACGACTACCTCACCAAGCCCTATGCCTTCACGGAGCTGCTGGCCCGCGTCGAAGCGCTGGCCCGTCGCAACCGGCCGGCCGAAGTGGAAACGACCTATCGCGTCGGCGACCTCGTGCTCGACCGTCTGTCGCATACCGTGACGCGCGCCGACACGGAGATACCCTTGCAGCCGCGCGAGTTCCGCCTGCTCGAGTATCTGATGCGCAACGCCGGACAGGTGGTCACCCGCACCATGCTGCTCGAAAACGTCTGGGATTATCATTTCGATCCGCAGACCAACGTCATCGACGTTCATGTGTCTCGCTTGCGCGGCAAGATCGACAAGGGCTTCGACAAGCCGCTGCTGCACACCGTGCGCGGTGCCGGCTACATGATCCGAGAGGCCGGCCCCGAGAGGGGCGGGGAGGCCACATGGGCGCGCTCGGGCGGCTGA
- a CDS encoding Do family serine endopeptidase → MLRTSDKPTKSRVKALMLGSVFALALGGIVAGETSLIFGNTAQAQNLSQPQTPAVFSFADMVQRVQPAVVSIRVKTDETVGQGDSANDGLPPGLTPDSPFYDFFKRFGMPGMPGGRDRSPQHRYGLAQGSGFFISADGYVVTNNHVVENATDVKVVTDNGTEHDAKVIGTDPKTDLALVKVTDGKDFPHVSFAANESRVGDWVVAVGNPFGLGGTVTAGIISARGRDIGAGPYDDFLQIDAPINKGNSGGPAFNAGGEVIGVNTAIYSPSGGSVGIGFAIPARTAQQVVASLMDHGKVVRGWLGVQIQPVTDEIASSIGLDKARGALVTEPQTDSPASKAGIKAGDTILSVNGQPVDDAKDLARKIAAFPPKTVVDVTLWRDGKEETVKVDLGELPNEQVATSQQSGGGSDEHTSLDDYGLTLAPADAVGAGDSGAVITDLDPSGKGSERGLRQGDIILQAGGQTIEGPKDVSKAISGAEKAGKKAILLRVKSGDSVRFLALPLGK, encoded by the coding sequence ATGCTCAGGACTTCCGACAAGCCGACCAAATCCCGCGTCAAGGCTCTTATGCTGGGCTCAGTTTTCGCCCTGGCTCTCGGCGGCATCGTCGCCGGCGAGACCTCCCTCATCTTCGGCAACACGGCCCAGGCCCAGAACCTGTCGCAGCCCCAGACCCCGGCGGTGTTTTCCTTCGCCGACATGGTTCAGCGCGTGCAGCCGGCCGTCGTCTCCATCCGCGTCAAGACCGACGAGACTGTCGGACAGGGCGACAGCGCCAACGACGGTCTGCCGCCCGGCCTGACGCCCGACAGCCCGTTCTACGACTTCTTCAAGCGCTTCGGCATGCCGGGCATGCCCGGTGGTCGTGATCGCAGTCCGCAGCACCGCTACGGCCTAGCCCAGGGCTCCGGTTTCTTCATTTCGGCCGACGGCTACGTCGTCACCAACAATCACGTGGTGGAGAACGCCACCGACGTGAAGGTGGTGACCGACAACGGCACCGAACATGACGCCAAGGTGATCGGTACCGATCCCAAGACCGACCTGGCCCTGGTCAAGGTGACCGACGGCAAGGACTTCCCGCACGTCTCCTTCGCGGCGAACGAGTCGCGCGTCGGCGACTGGGTGGTGGCCGTGGGCAATCCCTTCGGCCTCGGCGGCACGGTGACGGCCGGCATCATCTCGGCGCGTGGCCGCGACATCGGCGCTGGTCCCTATGACGACTTCCTGCAGATCGACGCGCCGATCAACAAGGGCAATTCCGGCGGTCCGGCCTTCAACGCCGGTGGCGAGGTGATCGGCGTCAACACCGCCATCTACTCGCCGTCGGGCGGTTCGGTCGGCATCGGGTTCGCCATTCCGGCGCGGACGGCGCAACAGGTGGTCGCCTCGCTGATGGACCACGGCAAGGTGGTTCGCGGCTGGCTTGGCGTGCAGATCCAGCCGGTGACCGACGAGATCGCCAGCTCCATCGGCCTCGACAAGGCGCGCGGTGCGCTGGTGACAGAGCCGCAGACCGACTCGCCGGCCAGCAAGGCGGGCATCAAGGCGGGCGACACCATCCTCTCCGTCAACGGCCAGCCGGTCGATGACGCCAAGGATCTGGCCCGCAAGATCGCCGCTTTCCCGCCGAAGACGGTGGTCGACGTCACCCTGTGGCGCGACGGCAAGGAAGAGACCGTCAAGGTCGACCTCGGCGAGCTGCCGAACGAGCAGGTGGCGACGTCGCAGCAAAGCGGTGGCGGCTCCGATGAGCACACCTCGCTCGACGACTACGGATTGACGCTCGCTCCCGCCGATGCCGTGGGTGCCGGCGACAGCGGCGCCGTCATCACCGATCTCGATCCGAGCGGCAAGGGGTCCGAGCGCGGTCTGCGCCAGGGTGACATCATCCTTCAGGCCGGCGGCCAGACCATCGAAGGCCCGAAAGATGTGTCGAAGGCGATTTCCGGCGCTGAGAAGGCCGGCAAGAAGGCCATCCTGCTGCGCGTGAAATCCGGAGACAGCGTTCGCTTCCTCGCCCTCCCCCTGGGGAAGTGA
- a CDS encoding cytochrome c-type biogenesis protein — MRLLAILSLLVALVGPAVAADPSERLADPALEQRARAISEELRCLVCQNQSIDASDAQLAKDLRIIVRERIAAGDSDDAVRDFLVARYGEFVLLRPRAHGVGLLLWGLPPLLLLMAGAGLFLAFRRRSAIAGLESLSAEEEAALKALSQEGDESPKL; from the coding sequence ATGCGCCTTCTTGCCATCCTTTCGCTTCTTGTCGCGCTCGTCGGTCCGGCCGTTGCCGCCGATCCGTCCGAGCGGTTGGCCGATCCGGCGCTCGAACAGCGCGCCCGCGCGATCTCCGAGGAGCTGCGCTGCCTTGTTTGCCAGAATCAGTCGATCGACGCCTCCGATGCCCAGCTTGCCAAGGACCTGAGGATCATCGTTCGGGAACGTATCGCCGCCGGTGACAGCGACGATGCGGTGCGCGACTTTCTCGTTGCCCGCTACGGCGAGTTCGTGCTGCTCCGGCCGCGCGCCCACGGCGTTGGCCTTCTTTTGTGGGGTTTGCCACCCCTCTTGCTGCTCATGGCCGGAGCGGGGCTGTTTCTCGCCTTCCGGCGGCGATCCGCCATTGCGGGCCTCGAAAGCCTCTCCGCCGAGGAAGAGGCGGCGCTGAAAGCGCTGTCGCAAGAAGGGGATGAGTCGCCAAAGCTTTGA
- a CDS encoding heme lyase CcmF/NrfE family subunit, protein MIVEFGHFALFLALAVAVAQSVLPIVGFFRRDPALMAVAPRASMMQLLLVVIAFSALTYAYLVSDFSLLNVVENSHSEKPLIYKVSGVWGNHEGSMLLWALILALFGAAVAAFGGNLPQTLKANVLAVQGWVSTAFLAFILTTSNPFLRLAEPPMEGRDLNPVLQDIGLAIHPPLLYLGYVGFSIAFAFAIAALIEGRIDAAWARWVRPWVLAAWIFLTAGIAMGSYWAYYELGWGGFWFWDPVENASLMPWLVGTALLHSAAVMEKREALKVWTVLLAILAFSLSLLGTFLVRSGVLTSVHAFATDPTRGVFILGILCLFIGGGLGLFAFRAGTLRQGGLFAPVSREGALVLNNVFLTVAAGVVLFGTLVPLIVSAFGGAISVGAPYFNTVFGPLFGATLLVVPLGPLLAWKRGDLLGALERLWAVFAIAALVAIATAWMKGETHIVALFGLGVAVWVLVGAFAELWTRARFLEAGLSVGLRRLAGLPRSAFGTAFAHAGLGVTLLGIVATSAFQSETIVEMKPGDTATVGAYSVTFDGLRNAGGPNYSELVATMTVREGGVVRFVIEPSRRFYTARQMPTTEAGIRTHGLSQFYVTLGSEGSETGSVVVRMWDKPLVTLIWLGALVMMAGGALSLADRRLRVGAPKPARRAVPVAPAE, encoded by the coding sequence ATGATCGTCGAATTCGGCCATTTCGCACTGTTTCTGGCTTTGGCAGTCGCCGTCGCCCAATCGGTCCTGCCGATTGTCGGCTTCTTTCGCCGCGACCCGGCGCTGATGGCGGTGGCGCCGCGCGCCTCGATGATGCAGCTCCTGCTGGTCGTCATCGCCTTCTCGGCGCTCACCTATGCCTATTTGGTCTCCGACTTTTCGCTTCTCAACGTGGTCGAGAACTCCCATTCGGAAAAGCCGCTGATCTACAAGGTCTCCGGCGTCTGGGGCAACCATGAGGGCTCCATGCTGCTCTGGGCGCTGATCCTGGCGCTGTTCGGCGCGGCGGTCGCGGCATTCGGCGGCAACCTGCCGCAGACGCTGAAGGCCAACGTGCTGGCCGTCCAGGGCTGGGTCAGCACGGCCTTCCTTGCCTTCATCCTCACGACGTCCAACCCGTTCCTGCGCCTTGCCGAGCCGCCGATGGAGGGCCGGGATCTAAATCCGGTACTGCAGGATATCGGCCTCGCCATCCATCCGCCGCTCCTCTACCTCGGCTATGTCGGCTTCTCCATCGCCTTCGCCTTTGCCATCGCGGCACTGATCGAGGGGCGGATCGATGCCGCCTGGGCGCGCTGGGTTCGGCCGTGGGTGCTCGCCGCCTGGATCTTCCTCACCGCCGGCATCGCCATGGGGTCCTACTGGGCCTACTACGAACTCGGCTGGGGTGGCTTCTGGTTCTGGGACCCGGTGGAGAACGCATCGCTGATGCCCTGGCTGGTCGGCACGGCGCTGTTGCATTCGGCCGCCGTCATGGAGAAGCGCGAAGCGCTGAAGGTCTGGACCGTCTTGCTCGCCATCCTGGCCTTCTCGCTGTCGCTGCTCGGTACCTTCCTGGTGCGCTCCGGCGTGCTGACCTCCGTGCATGCCTTCGCCACCGACCCGACGCGCGGCGTGTTCATCCTGGGCATCCTCTGCCTGTTCATCGGCGGTGGCCTCGGCCTGTTCGCCTTTCGCGCCGGCACGCTCCGGCAGGGCGGCCTGTTCGCGCCGGTCAGCCGCGAGGGGGCGCTCGTCCTCAACAACGTGTTCCTGACGGTGGCGGCCGGCGTCGTGCTGTTCGGCACGCTGGTTCCGCTGATCGTCTCGGCCTTTGGCGGCGCCATTTCGGTCGGCGCGCCGTATTTCAATACCGTGTTCGGGCCGCTGTTCGGCGCAACGCTGCTGGTGGTGCCGCTCGGGCCGCTGCTCGCCTGGAAGCGCGGCGACCTGCTCGGCGCGCTGGAACGCCTGTGGGCGGTGTTCGCCATTGCCGCGCTGGTCGCCATCGCCACCGCCTGGATGAAGGGGGAAACGCACATCGTCGCCCTGTTCGGCCTCGGCGTCGCCGTCTGGGTGCTGGTCGGCGCCTTTGCCGAGCTTTGGACGCGCGCCCGCTTTCTGGAGGCTGGGCTTTCGGTCGGACTCCGGCGCCTCGCCGGGTTGCCGCGCTCGGCTTTCGGCACGGCGTTCGCCCATGCCGGCCTTGGCGTGACGCTGCTCGGCATCGTGGCGACCTCGGCCTTCCAGAGCGAGACCATCGTGGAGATGAAGCCGGGCGACACCGCCACCGTCGGCGCCTATTCCGTCACCTTCGATGGGCTGCGCAACGCGGGCGGACCGAACTACTCCGAGCTCGTCGCCACCATGACGGTCCGGGAGGGCGGGGTCGTGCGCTTCGTCATCGAGCCGTCGCGGCGGTTCTACACGGCGCGGCAGATGCCGACCACGGAGGCCGGCATCCGCACGCACGGCCTGTCGCAGTTTTACGTGACGCTCGGCAGCGAAGGCAGCGAGACCGGCTCGGTGGTGGTGCGCATGTGGGACAAGCCGCTGGTGACGCTGATCTGGCTCGGCGCGCTGGTCATGATGGCAGGTGGCGCCTTGTCGCTGGCCGATCGGCGTCTGCGCGTCGGTGCGCCGAAGCCGGCCCGACGGGCAGTTCCCGTGGCCCCCGCCGAGTGA
- the ccmE gene encoding cytochrome c maturation protein CcmE has translation MTRKTRRLILIGTVGAVLAAAVGLVLFALSGEITLYKTPTELTEQPNTEGRRLRIGGLVEVGSVVRKDRGQVEFKVTDTVNAVPVTYRGLLPDLFKEGQGVVAEGKLDQDGVFQADTVLAKHDERYMPKEVVDALKAQGVWEEGQPGGPMPPAAKN, from the coding sequence ATGACGCGCAAGACGCGGCGCCTCATCCTGATCGGCACGGTGGGCGCGGTTCTCGCCGCCGCCGTCGGCCTCGTTCTCTTTGCCCTGTCCGGTGAGATCACCCTCTACAAGACGCCGACCGAACTGACTGAACAGCCCAACACCGAGGGGCGCCGCCTCAGGATCGGCGGCCTCGTCGAGGTTGGCAGCGTGGTGCGCAAGGACAGAGGACAGGTCGAGTTCAAGGTCACGGACACGGTGAACGCCGTGCCGGTGACCTATCGGGGATTGCTGCCGGATCTGTTCAAGGAAGGGCAGGGCGTCGTCGCCGAGGGAAAGCTCGACCAGGATGGCGTGTTCCAAGCCGATACCGTGCTGGCCAAACATGATGAACGCTACATGCCGAAGGAAGTGGTGGACGCGCTGAAGGCTCAGGGCGTCTGGGAAGAAGGCCAGCCGGGCGGACCGATGCCGCCGGCGGCGAAGAACTAG
- the ccmI gene encoding c-type cytochrome biogenesis protein CcmI encodes MVFWILLALLTAAVVLVLIAPMARPAGAFSSVSGEETRVYRDQLSELDRDRDRGLIGSEEADAARAEIGRRLLMAANAPAEAGMPRPAANRIVALITVVAIPAIALPLYLFVGQPDMPDAPLAERLTAAPAAGNVADLVGRVEKHLAANPDDLSGWRIIAPVYARLGRLDDAVKAWGKLVAAGEADAATLENYGTGLVDTNDGIVSPDAQSVLARAVAADPERARARFYYAEGLRQAGAFDEALQQVDELIRRSPADAPWLSTTRGKRGEILAALKKPADTPEPPTLPAAAVNNEAIQGMVDGLAARLAADPGDRDGWIRLMRSNVVLGRSDKAGAALADARKAFAGNAEALAAIDAAAAELGIAKPEGQ; translated from the coding sequence ATGGTTTTCTGGATATTGCTGGCTTTGCTGACGGCGGCGGTCGTTCTTGTCCTCATCGCCCCCATGGCGCGCCCGGCGGGCGCCTTTTCGTCAGTCAGCGGCGAGGAAACCCGCGTCTACCGCGACCAGTTGAGCGAGCTCGACCGTGATCGGGACCGCGGCCTGATCGGCAGCGAGGAGGCGGACGCCGCCCGTGCCGAGATCGGACGCCGCTTGCTGATGGCCGCCAACGCGCCAGCGGAAGCGGGAATGCCCCGGCCCGCGGCCAACAGGATCGTGGCGCTGATCACCGTCGTCGCCATCCCCGCCATCGCCCTGCCGCTCTATCTCTTCGTCGGTCAGCCGGACATGCCCGACGCGCCGCTCGCCGAGCGCCTGACAGCGGCGCCCGCTGCCGGCAATGTCGCCGATCTGGTCGGACGTGTCGAAAAGCATCTCGCCGCCAATCCCGACGACCTCTCGGGATGGCGCATCATTGCCCCGGTCTACGCTCGTCTGGGCCGGCTGGACGATGCGGTGAAGGCTTGGGGCAAGTTGGTCGCGGCCGGCGAAGCGGACGCGGCGACGCTCGAGAACTACGGCACCGGCCTTGTCGACACCAATGACGGCATCGTCTCGCCCGATGCGCAGTCGGTCTTGGCGCGCGCCGTTGCCGCCGATCCCGAGCGGGCACGCGCGCGCTTCTACTACGCGGAGGGGCTTCGTCAGGCGGGCGCCTTCGACGAGGCACTGCAACAGGTCGACGAGTTGATCCGCCGCTCCCCGGCCGATGCCCCTTGGCTCTCGACGACGCGCGGAAAACGCGGCGAGATCCTCGCTGCGCTCAAGAAGCCGGCCGATACGCCGGAACCGCCGACCCTGCCGGCAGCAGCCGTGAACAACGAGGCGATCCAGGGCATGGTCGACGGCCTCGCCGCGCGGCTTGCCGCCGACCCCGGCGATCGCGACGGCTGGATCCGGCTGATGCGCTCCAATGTGGTGCTCGGCCGGAGCGACAAGGCGGGCGCGGCGCTTGCCGATGCCCGGAAAGCCTTCGCCGGCAACGCCGAGGCCCTGGCGGCGATCGATGCCGCGGCGGCCGAACTCGGCATCGCCAAACCGGAGGGACAATGA
- a CDS encoding RT0821/Lpp0805 family surface protein, which translates to MLLKKLVIVGLAASMLAGCATGPNQNQTLGTLAGAVGGAALGSAFGQGSGKVAAIAAGALVGGFLGNQIGASLDADSQRYNYAASVSALDSGYQQQWQNPQTGVYGTVSPGPVAVVNNRTCRPYTNTVYIDGQPQVARGTACRNPDGSWQVVG; encoded by the coding sequence ATGTTGTTGAAGAAACTTGTGATCGTCGGCCTGGCGGCCTCCATGCTGGCAGGCTGCGCGACGGGCCCCAACCAGAACCAGACGCTCGGCACGCTGGCCGGCGCCGTCGGTGGTGCGGCCCTCGGTTCGGCCTTCGGCCAGGGCAGCGGCAAGGTGGCGGCGATCGCGGCCGGCGCGCTTGTCGGCGGCTTCCTCGGCAACCAGATCGGCGCCAGCCTCGATGCCGACTCCCAGCGCTACAACTATGCCGCCAGCGTCAGCGCGCTGGATAGCGGCTATCAGCAGCAGTGGCAGAACCCGCAGACCGGCGTCTACGGCACGGTCTCACCCGGCCCGGTCGCCGTTGTCAACAACCGCACCTGCCGGCCCTACACCAACACCGTTTACATCGACGGTCAGCCTCAGGTTGCCCGCGGTACCGCCTGCCGCAATCCGGACGGCAGCTGGCAGGTGGTTGGCTAA
- a CDS encoding sensor histidine kinase: MNARLRKLGEWLKSSLALRLVLASALWATIALAAFGWLLTELYRASLIRSFDERIIVYEKTLAGVVASAPDGAVPDPGTMGDPRFGRYQSGWYWVVVDAKSQSTVATSQSLFGEVLSLPPPPNNGAVVTNDARDPAGIALRHAAQRIFLSNGRMYDLHVTGNVAELADEISTFRFQVFATLAAFALGLVAAAGLQVSFGLRPLAAMSRRLADIREGRANRLEGRLPREIAALGKELNALIETNSAIVERSRTQVGNLAHALKTPLAVILNEARAEGGPLADKVVEQVTVMRDEVDRYLDRARLAADRKVIGAVADVRHSLEGLSRVLSRAYPDRSLHLEDEGAGHPKARIERRDLEELVGNLMDNACKYGREQVRVLLSVDRTDRDRPMVKIRVEDDGPGLPPSAYAEVLGRGKRLDETQPGSGFGLAIAAEIAETYGGSLVLDRAVLGGLAVTFRIPLS, from the coding sequence ATGAACGCGCGCCTCAGAAAACTGGGCGAATGGTTGAAGAGCTCGCTGGCCCTGCGCCTGGTCCTGGCGTCGGCGCTCTGGGCGACCATCGCTTTGGCGGCTTTCGGCTGGCTCCTGACCGAACTCTACCGCGCCAGCCTCATCCGCTCCTTTGACGAACGGATCATCGTCTACGAAAAGACGCTGGCCGGCGTGGTCGCGTCGGCACCCGACGGCGCCGTGCCCGACCCTGGCACCATGGGCGATCCGCGGTTCGGCCGCTACCAGTCCGGCTGGTATTGGGTGGTGGTGGATGCCAAGTCGCAGTCGACCGTGGCCACTAGCCAGTCGTTGTTCGGCGAGGTGCTGTCGCTGCCGCCGCCGCCCAACAATGGCGCGGTGGTCACCAACGATGCCCGCGATCCGGCCGGCATTGCCCTGCGCCATGCGGCGCAACGCATCTTTCTCAGCAACGGGCGCATGTACGATCTTCACGTCACCGGCAACGTCGCCGAGCTTGCGGACGAGATCTCGACCTTCCGCTTCCAGGTGTTCGCCACGCTGGCGGCCTTCGCCCTCGGCCTCGTGGCCGCCGCCGGCCTGCAGGTGAGTTTCGGCCTGCGGCCGCTTGCGGCCATGAGCCGCCGCCTTGCCGACATCAGAGAGGGGCGCGCCAACCGCCTCGAAGGTCGTCTGCCGCGCGAGATCGCCGCTCTCGGCAAGGAGCTCAACGCCCTGATCGAGACCAACAGCGCCATCGTCGAGCGCTCGCGGACCCAGGTCGGCAACCTTGCCCATGCGCTGAAGACGCCGCTCGCGGTGATCCTGAACGAAGCGCGCGCCGAGGGCGGCCCGCTGGCCGACAAGGTGGTCGAGCAGGTGACGGTCATGCGGGACGAGGTCGACCGCTACCTCGACCGAGCCCGGCTGGCCGCCGACCGCAAGGTGATCGGCGCTGTTGCCGATGTCCGCCACTCCTTGGAAGGGCTGAGCCGCGTTCTGAGCCGGGCCTACCCGGACCGCAGCCTGCATCTGGAAGACGAGGGCGCCGGCCATCCCAAGGCCCGCATCGAGCGGCGCGATCTGGAAGAACTGGTCGGAAACCTGATGGACAATGCCTGCAAGTATGGCCGCGAGCAGGTGCGCGTCCTGCTGTCGGTCGACAGAACCGACCGCGACCGGCCGATGGTGAAGATCCGCGTCGAGGACGACGGCCCTGGTCTTCCGCCATCCGCCTATGCCGAGGTGCTCGGCCGTGGCAAGCGCCTCGACGAGACGCAGCCCGGATCTGGCTTCGGCCTCGCCATCGCGGCCGAGATCGCGGAAACCTATGGCGGATCGCTGGTCCTGGACCGGGCCGTGCTCGGCGGGTTGGCGGTGACCTTTCGCATTCCGCTGAGCTGA
- a CDS encoding response regulator transcription factor: protein MRILVVEDDRDLNRQLVTACRDAGYAVDAAFDGEEGHFLGDTEPYDAVILDIGLPKMDGLSVLEAWRRDGRLVPVLLLTARDRWSDKVAGIDAGADDYVAKPFHMEEVLARLRALTRRAAGRASNEVEVGRVRLDVKAGRLTVDGNPIKLTSHEFRLIQYLMLHMDKVISRTELVEHLYDQDFDRDSNTIEVFVGRLRKKMGIDLIETVRGLGYRIASGK, encoded by the coding sequence ATGCGGATTCTTGTGGTCGAGGACGACCGTGACCTGAACCGGCAGCTTGTGACCGCATGCCGCGATGCCGGTTATGCCGTGGACGCTGCCTTCGATGGCGAGGAAGGGCACTTCCTCGGCGATACCGAGCCCTATGACGCGGTGATCCTCGATATCGGCCTGCCTAAGATGGATGGTCTCAGCGTGCTGGAAGCCTGGCGGCGGGATGGCCGGCTGGTGCCGGTGTTGTTGCTGACCGCGCGCGATCGCTGGAGCGACAAGGTGGCCGGCATCGACGCCGGGGCCGACGACTACGTCGCCAAGCCTTTCCATATGGAGGAGGTGTTGGCTCGCCTCAGGGCGCTGACGCGCCGTGCCGCCGGCCGTGCCTCCAACGAGGTGGAAGTCGGGCGCGTGAGGCTCGACGTGAAGGCCGGCCGCCTGACCGTCGACGGCAATCCCATCAAGCTGACGTCGCACGAGTTCCGTCTCATCCAGTATCTCATGCTGCACATGGACAAGGTGATCTCGCGGACCGAACTGGTCGAGCATCTTTACGACCAGGACTTCGACCGCGACTCCAACACCATCGAAGTGTTCGTCGGGCGGCTGCGCAAGAAGATGGGCATCGATCTGATCGAGACGGTGCGCGGCCTCGGCTATCGCATCGCGTCCGGAAAATGA
- a CDS encoding PepSY domain-containing protein has product MGDSDFAGPRMNGERHRCSWTIQARVANVLLMNTNRKRFPLVVACFLALPIVMGQAAEARCLTPAEAQAVVGKGAVQRLSVIARVVGGEIVDAQLCEGGGLLVYRLVVMREGGRVDNVMVDATSGQRLR; this is encoded by the coding sequence GTGGGCGACTCGGATTTCGCCGGCCCGCGCATGAACGGCGAGCGCCATCGGTGTTCATGGACCATTCAGGCTCGGGTGGCTAATGTCCTGCTCATGAACACCAATCGCAAGCGATTCCCACTCGTCGTGGCGTGTTTCCTGGCGCTGCCGATCGTCATGGGACAAGCCGCCGAGGCGCGTTGTTTGACGCCCGCCGAGGCGCAGGCCGTCGTCGGCAAGGGCGCGGTTCAGAGGCTGAGCGTCATAGCGCGCGTGGTCGGCGGAGAGATCGTCGACGCGCAACTCTGCGAGGGGGGCGGGTTGCTGGTCTATCGGCTCGTCGTCATGCGCGAAGGGGGGCGGGTGGACAACGTCATGGTCGACGCGACGTCCGGTCAGAGGCTTCGTTGA